Genomic window (Kangiella profundi):
GTGTTGTCGGTGTGGCTTCGTACCCCACTGGAACTCGATATTATCAAAGATCGAAATCGCCTATATTTAACGACGGCAGAAGGTTTTATCGAAAATATTTATAACTTGCGAATCGTTAATAAGGATCAGAAGGCACACACTTACGCGATTGATATCACCGGTCATTCGGAGCTGGTCTATCAAGGTCCTGAAACAGTAACGGTGGCAGCTGGTGCTGTGATCACGGTTCCTGTTCGGGTGTCGATTGATCCCTTCAATTTAACGGGCACAACTGAAAAGCTGACCGTTCGCTTGCAAAGCGTGGATGATGAGTCCATTGCTATTAATCAAGGGACCAATTTTATTGGTCCAGTTAGAAGACGCTAATCGCGCGGAATACCCATGAATCAAGTGCAAGATAAAGATACTAAACCCTGGTACAAACAATTTTGGCCCTGGTTTGTGATTGCCATTCCAGCCAGCTCGGTGGTGACTGGAATTTTATTGGTAACGATTGCGGTGAACAATCCTGCCAGCATGGTTAAGGATGATTATTACAAAGAAGGACTGGCCATCAATCAGATTCTGGAAAAGCGCCAGCTTGCTAAGGAAATGGGTATTCGGGCAGATGTTGATTTGAGCGGCACTCGACTTGAAATCATGCTTCAGTCAAAGCAACCGATCGATGACAGTTTATTTCTGGATTTTCGTCATGCCACTTTGGCGGAGAGAGATTTTTCACTGGCCTTAAAAAAGAATGCCAATGGTGTCTATTTTGCGGAACTGATGGCCGATGGTTCAGAAAAAGACACTCAGGGAAAGTGGCACGTAACTCTTCGCCCCTATGGTGATGAATGGGAACTTGAGCAGATATGGACTTTACCAACTAAGCGTGAATTGACCTTAGGTTATTAAGATGGACGCAAAAGTCCGTAGCGAGTGTTTTCACTGTGGTTTGCCTATTCCGGCAAATTATCATCAGACGCTAGAAGTGCTGGGCAAAGAACGTGAGTTTTGTTGCGTGGGCTGCTATTCCGTTGCGGAAACCATCGTTAGCAATGGTCTGACCGATTATTATAAGTTTAGAACCGAACAGGCGATTCGTCCTGATCAGGAGCTCCCTCCCGAATTGGTAGCTTTTGACGAAGAGGATATTCAGGCTGAATATCGGGTAACGCAAAAAGACTCAGTAACAAATGATCAGTCTTCCTCGATTATTCTATTATCAGAACCCATCCGCTGTAGTGCCTGCGCCTGGCTGATTGAACGAACCCTGAGAAAGATACCGGGAGTAACTGGTGTCCAGGTTAATGTGGCCGCGCAGACCATAAACCTTCAATGGCAGCCTGAGGCTATAGAGCTAAGCAAAATTCTGAAGCGCCTACATCAGTTGGGTTATTCAGCGCTTCCCTATAAACCCGAGCAGGCATTGGCTATCAATGTTAAGCAACAAAAAAGTTGGTTGCGACGTTTAGGTTTAGCGGGACTGGGCATGATGCAAGTGATGATGTATGCGGTAGGGTTGTACCTTGGCGCATGGGACGACATCAATCAGCAGCACGGACACTTCTTACGCCTCGTTAGCTTTTTGATCGCTACACCTGTTTTGTTCTATGCAGGATTTCCTTTTTACTTTAGTGCTATTCAATCTTTAAGACAGTTTCGTCTGAATATGGATGTGCCGATAACCTTGGCGCTGTTTCTAGCCTATGGCGCCAGTATCTGGGCTGTGCTCACTCAGAGCGGTGAAGTCTATTTTGATTCGGTCACCATGTTTGTCTTCTTCCTGTTGATAGGACGCTACCTTGAGTTCCGGGCGCGTCAACAGGTCAGTGAAAAAGTCTATAAAGGACAAAATAGCCTGCCAGTTTATGCTGAACGAGTAAGCTGCAATGAATCGCAAGGCAAAATGGTGTCTTTGAAAAAGCTGCAGCAGGGCGATGAAATTTTGATCCGTCCCGGTGCGACAGTACCGATTGATGGTGAACTCATCAGCGAACAGGCTGAAGTCAATGAAGCCATGCTTAACGGTGAGTTTTTACCACGCCAAAAGCATCAGGGTCAGATGGTGATGGCCGGTAGTGTTAATACCCATCAGGCTATCCGTCTTAAAGTCAGCGGCACATCAGATAACAGTTATTGGGCAAAATTATTGAGCATGCAGGAAGCAGCATTGCTTGAAAAGCCACGCATCGGATTATTGGCAGATACCGTCGCTCGTTATTTTGTTTTATTTATTCTGTTATTGGCAGCAACTGTCGCTTGGTATTGGCTGCGTCATGAACCACAGGAAGCCCTTTGGATTACCCTTTCAGTGTTGGTGGTGAGCTGTCCTTGCGCACTTGGCTTAGCAACACCGATAGCCATGACCTGTGGTGCGTTGGCACATAATCAAAGGAACGTATTAATTAAAGGCCAGCATTTTCTCCAAAACACCAGTCATGTCACTGATGTGATTTTTGATAAGACTGGAACTTTGACAGAAGGCGCATTTGTTGTCGATAAGGTAGAGTTATTTTCAGGGCTCGGTAAGCAGGAGGTTCTAGCTATTATCGCAGCACTGGAGTCGCAGTCGGAACATCCAATCGCTCGGGCTTTCTACGAATATCAAAATAATGAAGTAACTGCGTCTGATATTAAGCATCATTCGTTTGCAGGCGTATCAGGCTCTATCAAAGGCGATACTTTCTATTTCGGCAATCGTCAGTTTATCGAATCCTGTGATGGACAGTTTGATGAGGTTGAGTCTCAATCTGAAAATTCGGGTTTGTGGCTTTATGATGGTCAGAAACTTCTTGCTCATGTGCAATTAACCGATAAGGTTCGCGAGCAGGCCAAAGCTATGGTCATGCAATTACAAACAAAAGGCTATCGATTACATATTCTGAGCGGTGATCCCAGCGAGCAAACTGAAAAGTTAGCAAAGCAATTAGGCATTGAGAGTTGGACTAACGGCATGACTCCAGAGCAGAAGTTATCTTATGTCAAATCGTTGCAGTCCAAAGGGGCACGCGTAATGATGGTCGGTGATGGATTAAATGACGCACCGGTGATGTCTGCCGCGGACTCATCGGTAGCAATGGCAAAGGCCTCCGACTTGACGCGTACTACTGCAGATGCTTACTTGTTGTCAGAAAACTTATTGGACATTCCTTTTATCTTGCAAAAAAGTCGACAGACTCAATCGGTTATTAAACAAAATATATCGTGGGCATTGATCTATAACGCAGTGATGATTCCATTTGCTGCTATGGGCTATATACCTCCCTATCTTGCAGCTATTGGTATGTCGTTGAGCTCCATTGTCGTGGTGGTCAACTCATTGAAATTGAAGCGTGAACAGCAGCAGGTCGCAAACTAATCATGGATGCAATTTATTTGTTAATACCACTGACCCTGATTTTCCTGGCAATAGCCGTTGGCATTTTCTTCTGGGCAGTTAACTCTGATCAGTATTCTGATCTGGATAAAGAGGCGAGTAGAATCCTTTTCGAAGAGAAAGATTTCGATGAGAAAGGAGGTGAAAAAAAATACTTTGAAGAGAACGGCCATAAACAAAAAGAATCGGAACACTCTACTAAAGAAGATAATGATCAACCAGGTTCAAAAGCATGATTAGCGAGCAACTATTAACCGCATTGTTTTCAGCTTTTGCCATGGGTTTTCTAGGTTCAACACATTGCATTGGCATGTGCGGTGGCTTAACCGTTGCGCTCAATACCGGTACTGCGAAGGAAAAGTCACTGCGCCTGTCTTTCACTTATCAGATATTCCGAGTACTCAGTTACGGTATTCTTGGAGCTTTAGTTGGTGGCTTTGGTTATCTTTTTAGCAAGTGGACCAACTTTCCAGTATTGATCGTTCTGGGCGGTATCATGTTGATCATGATGGGGTTTTATCTATTAAGTTGGCAAAACCTGCTCGTTTACTTTGAAAAGCTCGGTCGTAGACTGTGGAAAAAAGTGTCACCGGTACAGAGTCGATTCTTACCCATCAAAAGATTTCATCAGGCCGCCGTTGTAGGATTGCTATGGGGGCTATTGCCCTGCGGATTAGTATACAGCGCTCTAGCAATGGCCAGTACGTCAGGAACAGCCATGGGTGGTTTTACCAGCATGGTAGCTTTTGGTTTGGGCACTTTGCCAGCCATGTTCGCAGTTGGTGTGTTTAGCAATAAGCTGGTTAATTTTTTCCGCAAC
Coding sequences:
- a CDS encoding FixH family protein, giving the protein MNQVQDKDTKPWYKQFWPWFVIAIPASSVVTGILLVTIAVNNPASMVKDDYYKEGLAINQILEKRQLAKEMGIRADVDLSGTRLEIMLQSKQPIDDSLFLDFRHATLAERDFSLALKKNANGVYFAELMADGSEKDTQGKWHVTLRPYGDEWELEQIWTLPTKRELTLGY
- a CDS encoding heavy metal translocating P-type ATPase; its protein translation is MDAKVRSECFHCGLPIPANYHQTLEVLGKEREFCCVGCYSVAETIVSNGLTDYYKFRTEQAIRPDQELPPELVAFDEEDIQAEYRVTQKDSVTNDQSSSIILLSEPIRCSACAWLIERTLRKIPGVTGVQVNVAAQTINLQWQPEAIELSKILKRLHQLGYSALPYKPEQALAINVKQQKSWLRRLGLAGLGMMQVMMYAVGLYLGAWDDINQQHGHFLRLVSFLIATPVLFYAGFPFYFSAIQSLRQFRLNMDVPITLALFLAYGASIWAVLTQSGEVYFDSVTMFVFFLLIGRYLEFRARQQVSEKVYKGQNSLPVYAERVSCNESQGKMVSLKKLQQGDEILIRPGATVPIDGELISEQAEVNEAMLNGEFLPRQKHQGQMVMAGSVNTHQAIRLKVSGTSDNSYWAKLLSMQEAALLEKPRIGLLADTVARYFVLFILLLAATVAWYWLRHEPQEALWITLSVLVVSCPCALGLATPIAMTCGALAHNQRNVLIKGQHFLQNTSHVTDVIFDKTGTLTEGAFVVDKVELFSGLGKQEVLAIIAALESQSEHPIARAFYEYQNNEVTASDIKHHSFAGVSGSIKGDTFYFGNRQFIESCDGQFDEVESQSENSGLWLYDGQKLLAHVQLTDKVREQAKAMVMQLQTKGYRLHILSGDPSEQTEKLAKQLGIESWTNGMTPEQKLSYVKSLQSKGARVMMVGDGLNDAPVMSAADSSVAMAKASDLTRTTADAYLLSENLLDIPFILQKSRQTQSVIKQNISWALIYNAVMIPFAAMGYIPPYLAAIGMSLSSIVVVVNSLKLKREQQQVAN
- the ccoS gene encoding cbb3-type cytochrome oxidase assembly protein CcoS, with product MDAIYLLIPLTLIFLAIAVGIFFWAVNSDQYSDLDKEASRILFEEKDFDEKGGEKKYFEENGHKQKESEHSTKEDNDQPGSKA
- a CDS encoding sulfite exporter TauE/SafE family protein → MISEQLLTALFSAFAMGFLGSTHCIGMCGGLTVALNTGTAKEKSLRLSFTYQIFRVLSYGILGALVGGFGYLFSKWTNFPVLIVLGGIMLIMMGFYLLSWQNLLVYFEKLGRRLWKKVSPVQSRFLPIKRFHQAAVVGLLWGLLPCGLVYSALAMASTSGTAMGGFTSMVAFGLGTLPAMFAVGVFSNKLVNFFRNQKVRAIFGLLFILWGSFFIYQAVIKISNGQDGHQHHQMQTKINHSHH